From one Rosa rugosa chromosome 4, drRosRugo1.1, whole genome shotgun sequence genomic stretch:
- the LOC133706881 gene encoding uncharacterized protein LOC133706881 has protein sequence MAVALKPLLPIIILSSLLLYEEWVSTPSCKPEPPGPEPDPAHHPDDLKVMMVANLLLLGSESGYFDLLFRDYYTSKFFTKSFRTLRPDMLLVLGDISARGHHLRRSEYVSVIRQFHRVLGPFLDLPLHVVLGDRDVGVCDGLSEDSVGWIARRLPGLDPAGCGAFEIGNVSFVSLNAVALLCGNSEVRFSVEKAVERESVDFRVENEGGSGDRERKERVYEFGWRENAMSSGSGPVVLLHFPLSRNVSTTDFDGSPNVFDGREDVGRGPYDLLQKLPPNATEYIFQALKPRIVFSAHTQEFYDHFHPDGTREVTVPAMTWNARDDPGFVIATFRRNEGAVSISHCSLARESHILVAYASLLILSVSMLAFSSTPSLRSFKTMIT, from the exons ATGGCGGTTGCCTTGAAGCCATTGTTGCCCATCATCATACTCTCCTCTCTGCTCCTCTACGAAGAGTGGGTCTCAACTCCCTCATGCAAACCCGAACCACCCGGACCCGAACCCGACCCGGCCCACCACCCGGACGACCTCAAGGTCATGATGGTCGccaacctcctcctcctcggcTCCGAATCCGGCTACTTCGACCTCCTCTTCCGCGACTACTACACCTCCAAATTCTTCACG AAATCGTTCCGGACTCTACGGCCCGATATGCTCCTCGTCCTCGGCGACATCTCGGCGCGTGGCCACCACTTGCGGAGGAGCGAGTATGTCTCGGTGATCCGTCAGTTTCACCGGGTCCTGGGCCCGTTTCTGGACCTCCCGCTCCACGTGGTTCTCGGCGACCGGGACGTCGGAGTCTGCGACGGGCTGAGTGAGGACTCGGTGGGCTGGATCGCGAGGAGGTTGCCGGGCCTGGACCCGGCCGGGTGCGGAGCCTTTGAGATCGGGAACGTCAGCTTCGTGTCGCTAAACGCCGTCGCTTTGCTGTGCGGGAATAGTGAGGTGAGGTTCAGCGTGGAGAAggcggtggagagagagagcgtgGATTTTCGAGTCGAAAATGAGGGGGGAAGTGGAGATAGAGAGAGGAAGGAGAGGGTTTATGAGTTTGGGTGGAGAGAGAATGCAATGTCCTCCGGGTCTGGACCTGTGGTTTTGCTTCACTTTCCGTTGAGCCGAAATGTGAGTACTACTGATTTCGATGGGAGTCCTAATGTTTTCGACGGCAG GGAGGATGTTGGTAGAGGGCCGTACGATTTGTTACAGAAGCTACCGCCAAATGCTACTGAATATATATTTCAAGCTCTCAAGCCAAG GATTGTTTTCAGTGCCCACACTCAGGAATTCTATGATCATTTCCATCCAGATGGAACCCGTGAGGTTACTGTTCCGGCCATGACATGGAATGCGAGGGATGATCCTGGATTTGTTATTGCCACTTTCCGAAGGAATGAAGGAGCAGTAAGCATCAGCCATTGCTCTCTTGCTAGGGAATCTCACATACTTGTAGCCTATGCATCTCTTCTGATTCTTTCGGTATCAATGCTGGCTTTCTCAAGCACACCTAGTTTAAGATCTTTCAAGACAATGATAACCTGA
- the LOC133744011 gene encoding probable beta-D-xylosidase 7: MKLRALILIPLIFFSTLIFLIDLTESTQPPYSCDSSNPSTESYPFCTTTLSIHERVHDLVSRLTLDEKISQLVNSAPPIPRLGIPSYEWWSEALHGLADVGKGVSLYGTVSGATSFPQVILTAASFNEHLWYRIGQAIGTEARAVYNAGQATGMTFWAPNINIFRDPRWGRGQETPGEDPMMTGKYAVAYVRGVQGDSYEGGKLAGHLKASACCKHFTAYDLDSWNNVTRFGFNAKVTQQDLADTYQPPFKSCVEQGKASGIMCAYNQVNGVPSCADHNLLTKTARGQWDFHGYITSDCDAVGIIHDVQGYAKQPEDAVVDVLRAGMDVNCGTYLQNYTKSAVQQKKLPITYIDKALHNLFSIRMRLGLFDGNPTKLLFGNIGPDQVCSKQHQVLALEAAEDGIVLLKNADKLLPLPKSKGISLAVIGPNANASETLLGNYHGPPCKFITPLEGLLGYAKKTVYHPGCDTVKCPNPTIDQAVKVAEQADYVVLIVGLDQSEEREAHDRDHLYLPGKQQQLISSVATAAKKPVILVILSGGPVDISAAKDNPKIGSILWAGYPGEAGGIALAEIIFGDHNPGGRLPVTWYTQDYIKTPMTDMRMRHDEKSGYPGRTYRFYTGKRVFDFGYGLSYSNYAYHFVSSLTQKKLYLNESSVGLPAKNSDSRRYQLVSDLGEEFCQKNLFKVTVRAKNDGEMAGKHPVLLFVSQKNPSNGSPIKQLVGFKSVILSAGERAEFEFMLNPCEHFSHANEDGLMVVEEGSRFLVVGDVEHPIHVIV; this comes from the exons ATGAAGCTCCGAGCTCTCATTCTCATCCCTCTTATCTTCTTCTCCACCCTCATCTTCCTCATTGATCTCACCGAGTCAACTCAGCCCCCATATTCATGTGACTCGTCCAACCCGTCAACCGAGTCCTACCCTTTCTGCACAACCACCCTCTCCATCCACGAAAGAGTCCATGACCTCGTCTCGCGTCTCACATTGGACGAGAAGATCTCCCAACTCGTCAACTCGGCCCCTCCGATTCCCCGACTCGGTATCCCGAGTTACGAGTGGTGGTCGGAGGCTCTTCACGGCCTCGCCGACGTCGGCAAGGGCGTCAGTCTCTATGGCACCGTCTCCGGTGCCACCAGCTTCCCTCAAGTCATTTTAACCGCTGCTTCTTTCAATGAGCATCTCTGGTATCGAATCGGTCAG GCGATCGGAACCGAAGCGAGGGCGGTGTACAATGCAGGACAAGCGACAGGGATGACATTTTGGGCACCAAACATCAACATATTCAGGGACCCAAGATGGGGAAGAGGGCAAGAGACTCCCGGGGAAGACCCAATGATGACGGGAAAATACGCCGTGGCGTATGTTCGAGGTGTTCAAGGTGATTCATATGAGGGAGGGAAGCTGGCTGGCCATCTCAAGGCCTCGGCTTGCTGTAAGCATTTCACGGCGTACGATCTAGATAGCTGGAATAATGTGACTCGTTTTGGGTTTAATGCAAAG GTGACTCAGCAAGACCTAGCAGACACGTACCAACCTCCATTCAAGAGTTGCGTCGAGCAAGGCAAAGCCAGTGGCATTATGTGTGCTTATAATCAAGTCAATGGAGTCCCAAGCTGTGCAGATCACAATCTCTTAACCAAGACTGCTCGAGGACAATGGGACTTTCACGG GTACATCACGTCGGACTGCGATGCCGTTGGCATTATCCACGACGTGCAGGGATACGCTAAGCAGCCGGAAGATGCCGTCGTCGATGTACTCAGAGCAG GCATGGATGTGAACTGTGGAACCTACTTGCAGAATTACACGAAAAGTGCAGTGCAGCAGAAAAAGCTGCCCATAACATACATAGACAAAGCCCTCCACAACCTGTTCTCTATAAGGATGAGGTTAGGTCTGTTTGATGGCAACCCAACCAAGCTACTTTTCGGCAACATTGGTCCAGACCAAGTGTGCTCTAAACAGCACCAAGTTTTAGCCCTAGAAGCTGCAGAAGATGGCATTGTGCTTTTGAAGAACGCAGACAAGCTACTCCCACTACCTAAATCAAAGGGAATTTCTCTTGCTGTAATCGGTCCCAATGCCAATGCTTCCGAAACACTTCTCGGAAACTATCATGGCCCACCGTGCAAGTTCATTACGCCATTAGAAGGACTGCTAGGTTATGCAAAGAAAACAGTGTATCACCCTGGATGTGATACAGTTAAATGCCCTAATCCTACGATTGATCAAGCTGTGAAAGTAGCAGAACAGGCAGATTATGTGGTTTTGATTGTGGGATTGGACCaaagtgaagagagagaggcgCACGATAGAGACCACTTATACTTGCCTGGTAAGCAACAGCAACTCATTAGCAGTGTGGCTACAGCTGCCAAGAAACCAGTGATTCTTGTAATTCTCTCTGGGGGTCCAGTTGACATATCTGCAGCCAAGGATAATCCAAAAATCGGAAGCATCTTGTGGGCTGGATATCCAGGTGAAGCTGGTGGAATTGCCCTGGCAGAAATCATCTTTGGTGATCACAACCCAG GTGGAAGACTGCCAGTAACATGGTATACACAAGATTACATCAAAACACCAATGACTGACATGAGGATGAGGCATGACGAAAAATCAGGCTATCCTGGGCGCACTTACAGATTCTACACAGGCAAAAGAGTGTTTGATTTCGGTTATGGCCTCAGCTACTCCAACTATGCTTATCACTTTGTATCTTCATTAACCCAAAAGAAGCTCTACCTAAATGAGTCATCGGTTGGTCTACCAGCTAAGAATTCGGACTCTAGACGCTACCAGTTAGTTTCAGATCTAGGTGAAGAATTCTGTCAGAAGAATTTGTTCAAGGTCACTGTTAGGGCTAAGAATGATGGAGAGATGGCTGGTAAGCATCCAGTGTTGCTATTTGTAAGTCAGAAAAATCCGTCAAATGGAAGTCCAATAAAACAGTTGGTTGGATTCAAAAGCGTGATACTAAGCGCTGGGGAAAGAGCTGAATTTGAATTCATGTTGAACCCTTGTGAGCATTTCAGCCATGCAAATGAGGATGGATTGATGGTGGTAGAAGAAGGTTCTCGTTTCTTGGTTGTGGGTGATGTGGAGCACCCTATTCATGTCATAGTTTGA